The following is a genomic window from Paenibacillus sp. FSL R5-0766.
CTCCATATCTCCATAGGCCGTGTCCTGTGTCCAGTAGACGTTCTTCGAGATCCGATCCATCCGGATATAGTTGGAGTTAATCGACAAGTCATAGAATTGAGATGTGGCCGCCTCAATGCCTTCCGTCTGCTCCGTGTGGCGGAATGCGCGTACCACTTCGGATGGGCGTGCCATCAAATGACCCATGATTTTGGCATCCAGCAAATCACGGAATGTATCACTATTTTCAGGAATGAGTCCAATGGAAAATCCATAATCAATCAACGTATCCAGCATAGCCTGTGGACCATCGGGCACATTCGTGTCCAACTCACCGGCATAAGGCTCTGAGAATCCGAATTGTTCCAGCAAGAGGTTGCGGCTATAATCCCAATCCGCTTCCTCGATTAATTGTTTCTGCAAGGCAAATGCAACCAGACGTTCAATGGCATGCAGTGCTTCCTGCTGCTCCGGTGTCCGTTCTGTGGCACCTGCTGCAATATGAGTCTGTGACATAAGGTATTCGCCTCCTAGTTTTTTCCGTAGCCGTCAGGACGTGATTGGTGCCAGCTCCAAGCGCTTTGAATGACATCTTCCAGATTGGTCCATTTTGGATTCCAGCCCAGGACAGATCTCGCTTTTGCAGATGAAGCTACCAGCACAGCCGGGTCACCTGCACGACGTGGTTCCTGTACAACCGGGATATCGAGGCCAGTCACTTTTCTGGCTGTTTCGATCACTTGTTTTACAGAGAATCCTGTGCCGTTACCCAGGTTGAACACATTACTGTTCTCACCTTTACGAAGATAATCTACTGCACGCAGATGTGCATCAGCCAAGTCGCTCACGTGGATATAGTCACGGATACATGTGCCATCTTCTGTTGCATAGTCGTCACCAAACACGGCGATGTGCGGGCGTTGTTTCAATGCTGTTTGCAGTACGAGTGGAATCAGGTGACTCTCTGGCTGGTGATCTTCACCAATTTTGCCGCTGTCATGTGCACCGGCTGCATTGAAGTAACGCAGGGAAACGTATTTGATATCCTGAACTTTATCGAACCATGACATCATGCGTTCCATCATCAGCTTTGTTTCACCGTATACGTTGGTTGGTTCTGTACGATCGCTCTCTTCGATTGGCACTTTCTCAGGCTCACCGTAGGTAGCTGCTGTAGAGGAGAAGACGATGCGGCGTACGTTCGCTGCATTCATCGCTTCCAACAGACAGAGTGTACCAAACACGT
Proteins encoded in this region:
- the galE gene encoding UDP-glucose 4-epimerase GalE; amino-acid sequence: MAILVTGGAGYIGSHTVAALLERGEEVVVLDNLQTGHREALLGGKLYEGDLRDKEILAKLFAENSIDAVIHFAANSLVGESMKDPVKYYDNNVFGTLCLLEAMNAANVRRIVFSSTAATYGEPEKVPIEESDRTEPTNVYGETKLMMERMMSWFDKVQDIKYVSLRYFNAAGAHDSGKIGEDHQPESHLIPLVLQTALKQRPHIAVFGDDYATEDGTCIRDYIHVSDLADAHLRAVDYLRKGENSNVFNLGNGTGFSVKQVIETARKVTGLDIPVVQEPRRAGDPAVLVASSAKARSVLGWNPKWTNLEDVIQSAWSWHQSRPDGYGKN